One Diospyros lotus cultivar Yz01 chromosome 1, ASM1463336v1, whole genome shotgun sequence genomic window carries:
- the LOC127812907 gene encoding pentatricopeptide repeat-containing protein At5g01110, whose amino-acid sequence MATQRRELLQTFTLRTAFSASISSLNSRACQFRATQTLEILPNQTHPLNELPVLSTPMSMSESAMVEKMLWSLKQGKPNSSPNYIVQLSPSIFVDVLYRCRDNLQMGQRLIDLVSTKIPGFRHSSLSLSAAIHVLVRSRRVSDAQVLILRMVRRSGVSRVEIVDSLVSTYRNFESNLFVFDLLIRTYVQARKLREAAEAFRLLRRRRFLAPLNACNSLLGGLVKVGWVDLAWEVYGEMLRSGIEVNVYTLNIMVNAFCKDRKIEKAKMFLSEMEEKGIFPDTVTYNTLINAYSREGLLEEAFELMNSLSSKGLKPCLITYNAIIAGLCKNGKYDRAKEILDEMLQIGLSPDVTTYNTLLVECCRKDDMLYAEGIFDEMLCRSIVPDLISYSSLIGLFLRNGHLDRALEYFKGMKSDGIVPDNVIYTILIGGFCKTGAMLEALKIRDEMIKHGCLMDVITYNTILNGLCKEKMLPDADNLFNEMMERGVYPDFCTFTTLIHGYCKDGNMNKSISLYGSMLQRNLKPDVVTYNTLIDGFCKEGEMERANELWGDMIARNIFPNHITYSILINGLCSQGRVSDAFRLWDEMVGNGIEPTVVTCNTVIKGYCRSGDAAKGYEFLRIMTSKGIAPDSITYNTVIHGYIKQGNMGKALELVYKMEKKGLFPDAVTYNVILDGFCREGKMQEADLVYRKMIESGVNPDRSTYISLINGHVTQDNLKEAYRFHDEMLQRGFVPDDKF is encoded by the coding sequence ATGGCAACGCAACGGCGGGAACTCCTTCAAACATTTACCCTTAGAACCGCGTTTTCAGCTTCTATTTCGAGCCTCAACTCCCGCGCCTGTCAGTTCAGAGCCACCCAAACGCTAGAAATCCTCCCCAATCAAACCCATCCGTTGAATGAATTGCCGGTTTTATCAACGCCGATGTCTATGTCGGAGTCCGCTATGGTGGAAAAGATGCTGTGGAGTCTAAAGCAAGGCAAGCCCAACTCTAGTCCTAATTATATTGTTCAATTAAGCCCCTCAATTTTCGTTGATGTTCTATATAGATGCCGTGACAATTTGCAAATGGGCCAGAGATTAATTGATTTAGTTAGTACTAAAATTCCGGGATTTAGGCACTCCTCACTATCGCTGAGTGCCGCGATTCATGTGTTGGTGAGGAGCCGGAGGGTGTCCGATGCCCAGGTTTTGATTCTTCGGATGGTTAGAAGGAGTGGGGTTTCTCGGGTCGAGATTGTTGATTCTCTAGTGTCAACTTATCGAAATTTTGAGTCGAATTTATTTGTCTTTGATTTGTTGATTAGGACTTACGTGCAAGCTAGGAAGTTGAGGGAAGCGGCTGAGGCGTTTCGGTTGTTGAGAAGGAGGAGGTTTCTTGCCCCTTTAAATGCTTGTAATAGTCTTCTTGGAGGGCTTGTCAAGGTTGGGTGGGTGGACTTGGCATGGGAAGTATACGGGGAAATGCTTAGAAGTGGGATTGAAGTGAATGTTTATACACTAAACATCATGGTAAATGCATTTTGTAAGGATCGGAAAATTGAGAAAGCAAAAATGTTTCTTTCTGAAATGGAAGAGAAAGGCATTTTTCCAGATACTGTGACATATAATACTTTGATTAATGCGTATAGTCGTGAAGGGCTTCTGGAAGAAGCTTTTGAGTTAATGAACTCTTTGTCAAGCAAGGGGTTAAAACCATGCCTGATCACTTACAATGCAATAATAGCTGGTTTGTGCAAGAATGGAAAGTATGATAGAGCAAAGGAAATTTTGGATGAAATGTTGCAGATTGGGCTAAGCCCTGATGTTACCACTTATAACACATTGCTTGTTGAGTGTTGTAGGAAAGACGATATGTTGTATGCTGAAGGAATTTTTGATGAAATGTTGTGTAGAAGCATTGTTCCTGATTTAATCAGCTATAGTTCACTTATTGGGTTATTTTTGAGGAATGGGCATCTTGATCGAGCATTAGAATATTTTAAGGGCATGAAGAGTGATGGCATAGTTCCTGACAATGTGATTTATACTATTCTAATTGGCGGGTTTTGCAAAACTGGAGCAATGTTGGAAGCTTTGAAGATACGAGATGAAATGATCAAGCATGGTTGCTTAATGGATGTCATTACATACAATACTATTTTGAATGGATTGTGCAAAGAGAAGATGCTCCCCGATGCTGATAACCTTTTCAATGAAATGATGGAAAGGGGTGTATACCCTGATTTTTGCACTTTCACAACACTTATACATGGATACTGCAAGGATGGGAATATGAACAAATCCATAAGTTTGTATGGGTCAATGCTTCAAAGGAATCTCAAGCCAGATGTTGTGACGTACAATACTTTAATTGATGGGTTTTGCAAGGAAGGTGAAATGGAGAGAGCTAATGAACTATGGGGTGATATGATTGCTAGGAACATCTTCCCTAATCACATTACATACAGCATTCTGATCAATGGACTTTGTAGTCAGGGTCGTGTCTCAGATGCATTTAGGTTGTGGGATGAGATGGTTGGAAATGGTATTGAGCCCACTGTTGTGACTTGTAACACAGTTATAAAAGGTTATTGCCGGTCGGGGGATGCAGCAAAGGGGTATGAATTCCTCAGGATCATGACCTCCAAAGGAATTGCCCCTGATAGCATTACTTACAACACTGTTATACATGGATATATAAAACAAGGAAATATGGGCAAAGCTCTTGAATTAGTGtataaaatggaaaagaaaggtCTATTTCCTGATGCTGTCACATATAATGTGATCTTGGATGGTTTTTGTAGGGAAGGTAAAATGCAAGAAGCAGATTTGGTATACAGGAAGATGATTGAGAGTGGTGTGAATCCTGATAGATCCACCTATATATCATTAATAAATGGACATGTGACACAAGACAATTTGAAGGAAGCATATCGATTCCATGATGAAATGCTGCAGAGAGGTTTTGTGCCCGatgataaattttga
- the LOC127812656 gene encoding uncharacterized protein LOC127812656, whose product MGNAISPCFNSNCNSVVTLIFWEGTSRALTGKHLAGEVMFEFPDRMVCHADSFFIGHRVPALAIDDELTPGHTYFVLPLDCLPSNNLLSASSLAALGASGHKPAPVNFKDCPFEYINGSNGRVLIKVVPEFIVKLLTRGMELVGSDEDNQSGSFLCSTPELKKHYEQLVGSKAQVWSPKLETISEYKIRYSPCRLIGLEWKQKEN is encoded by the coding sequence ATGGGAAACGCAATTTCTCCCTGTTTCAATTCGAATTGCAACTCAGTAGTGACGCTGATCTTCTGGGAAGGAACCAGCCGTGCCCTCACCGGAAAACACCTCGCCGGCGAGGTGATGTTCGAGTTCCCGGACCGCATGGTCTGCCATGCAGACTCCTTCTTCATCGGCCACCGTGTCCCGGCGCTAGCCATCGACGACGAGCTCACCCCCGGCCACACCTACTTTGTCCTCCCCCTCGACTGCCTCCCAAGCAACAATCTCCTCTCCGCTTCTTCCCTGGCCGCCCTGGGGGCCTCCGGGCATAAACCGGCGCCGGTCAACTTCAAAGACTGCCCGTTTGAATACATCAACGGATCGAACGGAAGGGTTCTGATCAAGGTCGTGCCGGAGTTCATCGTGAAGCTGCTTACGAGAGGGATGGAATTAGTTGGTTCAGATGAGGATAATCAGTCCGGTAGTTTTCTCTGTAGCACGCCGGAGTTGAAGAAGCACTACGAGCAGCTGGTTGGGTCCAAGGCTCAGGTTTGGTCGCCAAAGCTGGAGACGATATCGGAATACAAGATTAGGTATTCGCCTTGCAGATTAATAGGGCTGGAGTGGAAACAGAAAGAGAATTAA